Within Anopheles nili chromosome 3, idAnoNiliSN_F5_01, whole genome shotgun sequence, the genomic segment CCGGAAGGCACAAAGCGCCGGAAACCTACCGGCTCAAGGAGGTCATATTTCCACGGCTCAGGAGAATGGAAAAATGGGTAACCCGGAACCTCGGGGGAGAAGATGGAAACGGGACCAAATTATGCTCGTACATGTGCAGGCAATAAGGTGCTTTTTTATACGTAGTAACCCCCCCGCATGGTCCATCCATAATCGAAACACATAATGGTTTATTGGAGCACGGCATGGATCAACGAAAAAGAACCCTAGGTCGCGTTACTGAGTGCGTTGTCGCTCCTCGGTGGTTGATGGATTTGGTAGCGAGTTAACGCACGAATTCGATTaattgaatggaaataaaatacatcgAAAGCGTTGTAAACTCTCTCGTCCATACAACCAATaaagaaaagacaaaaacTCCCAAAGAATATGCGCAATCGAGATGTTCCCAAATAATTTCTGACTCACAAGGGGACATTGACAAAATGTTCCTTAAACATTTCGTGCCCCTGACCTTCACACTTTTTAGCCTGTTTTACTGCAATTAGGCCTTACTCAATGAAATGACGCACGCTCTGTGACACAGCTCATGAACgaaatgataaacaaaaaattaccTCACACTCGGAACCATTTCGCGTCATGATTTTCGTTGGAAGGGAAATGTAACGAGCTTGCGAAGCTTGCGTGTTCTCGCCTTGCACGCATTGTAAGTACTCCACCATGAGCCGCCTCTTTCGTCGCATTAGGACACGGATTAAAGCCCCCTGGGGTGACGCAGACAGACACTTGGCAAGTAGGCATAAAATTATTctaatttcttttcgttccaaaaaaaagaaacgccccGTCAACGTCACTTCTCCGCATGGTCCTTGATGATAGCGCCAGAAGCAGACTCGTAAAAGCGCACTTTACAGCGGCCTTCTCGTTTAAGGGCGACTGTGGCAGAGCACTAAATGGTCGCTTTATTAAAAAGCCCGCGCGTGACAAGCTGCACTCTCAGTGCGCCTCCGCAGTGCTCGTGGTACGGATTAGGTTGCGGTTTTCAGCGCCACAGTTCGCTTTTGCGCTCCTGCTCCGTCAGCGTCGCCAGCCAACAAAATGTCCTCAATCGACCCATTGCCCGTCTCGAGCCTGGAAAAGGCTCCGGCCAGCTTCGAGGACGAACGCGAGGATCCAACCGGGCCGGCCACAATCGCTGCCACGCTCGAGACGATCCGTGAGACCGGATCAGTGGTGGACCAAAACCTGGCCCAACTGCGCGATTGGATCGCGAAACATCCGCACATCCATCGGTGCCGCACGGATGCTCGGTTCCTGCTGCGATTCCTACGCACCAAGAAACACTCTTTCCTGGCGGCGTCGCAGACACTCGAGCGATACCTCGCAGCTCGGGCACTACATCCCAGTTGGTTCCAGCAATTGGACATCCGCTCACCGGACCTGGCACATCTCGCCGACATCGGGTTCCTGTATGCGCTCAAGGAGCGTGACGCAAACGGGTGCCTTGTGTCGCTGTGTGACTGGGGCTTAATCGATCCAAAGCGCTTCACGCTCGATCAAagcaaccgaatgcacgcacTGATGATAGAGGCGTACGGAGACGACTCGCTAGTGCAGTGTGCCGGAGCCATCGCCATCTTCGATATGAAGCACGTGCAGCTCGCACATCACAGCATCATCTCGCTGAGCACGCTGCGGTTGCTGGCGCGTTACATCAACAACGCTGTGCCGGTTCGATGCCGGGCGATTCACGCCGTCAACGTACCCGCCGGTGCGCTGTGGATCATCAACGGGTTGGTCAACTTCTTGGACGAGAAAATTCGCAACCGTTTCAACGTAAGTGCAGGTGGATATACCGTGAAGCACAGAGTGCATTAacgatgtttgctttttcacgCAGCTTTTCCGCGATTATGACGAGTTGGCACAAAAGTTCGATCGCAGCTTGCTGCCGAAGGAGTACGGTGGCAAGGAACCGCGCAGTGAGCATATGCGTGTGTTCCGGGAGCACTGTGAACGGTACCGGGACCGACTGCTCGCCTTGGACGAGATGGAGATCGATCTCGAGCACGACGAATCGTACTCACGGCAAGCTATGCTGGACGACATCGAGGGCGGCGCTGTCGGGAGCTTTCGAAAGCTCGAACTTGACTGAGTCATTCACCGAAATATCCCAAAGCAACTCCGGGGTGGAGCAATTTCTTTGTAGACCAGGAAAAAACCGGATGGTCTTCAATTGACAGGAGCAAAAGGATGGCCTTTTGAAATATACTTCGAAAGTTTTTTACAATGTGTTTTTACGCCATTGATTTAAAGTTAATTGGCGTAATTCATTAGTAAGCAATCAATCTAAGGCTGCTCTCTGTAAATCCATAATTACTGAATCCACCTGGAAAGCTTCCACCCTGCAGTAGTGGCAGTATCACATTTCCACATTTCCAGATCCATCATCATTTGCATTCCGTTTCAAGTGGCATGCGGGTTTGCTGGTCCATAATGAGGATTTGATACGCCAAATTAGTGTTTGAGTACGTCCCGCATTATCCTTGCGgatgaaagtaaaacaaagcaCGAAACACAAAGAAACGCGTCGAAAGTCCaccttcccacacacacacacacacacgcatccacATCTCAGAAACGTAAGCGCTTGCCATCGGCTTTGATAAAACTCCCCGTGTCGGCAGTCGGCAACCGCGTATGGTCGCTCGCCGTTCCTTCCCGGTTTCAAATCTAGCTCATCATTTTGGAGAAAGAcacacacgagaaaaaaaaacatctcacaCTCGGCCAACAGGTTTACTTTCCGCCCGTTACTACGCGCCCAAAACGAACGCCCGCACATGGTGAAGCACACAAACGTAACCTTGCTGCTATCGCGCATCCTTCTGCTGACCTCGATCTGACCATTCCGTGAACGTGGACCTCGCGTCCCACGATAACTGCAGAGATTGGGCGCGCTTGAGCGGTGAAGCACGTGAACGTGCGGGAGGCgactggaaaaataaaacaccaaaccgcacacacgaacgaaacaaacgcgcCCGCCgcacagaaaagaaaaaccatttctgacaCACAAAGCTGGACGAGCTGGTCGTCGCTGGCCAGCGGGCAGAGGCTCCGGGACATTGGCTACTGGAATAGAGGGaggaagagcgaaaaaaaaactctaccGAACGTTACTGGGGGGGAAACAAGGACACTCGAAACAGGACACACAATGGGACGGTCGGAATATGGGTTGCGgtttgaaagtaaaacaaaaaaaaacgacagtaAATGCCCATCCACAAACGAAAGTAGCACATACGTGACGCAAGGACGGACATTGTGTGGCCAGAAAGCAGCGAAATGCTTGGGGCATTATCGCAATCAAACCTCATGGTGTGGTGTGGCGATCAGAGATGGGAGATTTCAAAACTAGAGCAACCATCAATGGATGTTGCGAGAAAATTCTTACATttgaagtgtaaaaaaaaaaacttggatGAGTTTAAAACGTTTTGCCACATGGagtttcgaagaaaaaaaacgttgctaAAAATAAgaccgaaaacaaacacaagaaCACCCGAAGAAACAAACGCTCATAAGCATCTAATGTGCATGAAATGTTTAACATGGCGTTGTAGTTTTAATCACCACACTAAACATCTCAAGGTCTTGAAGTCTCAGCTCAAGTACATACGAGCAATTATGCTGTGCAAGTGTACCACTTCATGGCTGTGTTCCGGACCAGGGCATGGTTTTTATTACAGCCTCATAAGAACGCAGCCGTTCTTCAGCACGCTGTTCCCCCTAAagattcgatcgattcgacGAGAAGTGGTACATGCACCTCAACTGAATCAACTCGCCGACTCCGGCGATGCTAACACCGGTCGCGTTTCCAACCGGAATGCACCCAGCGCGTGACAACCGTACGGCAAAtgcaccacagcagcagcacagcaCGAGAACGGAAGCGTCAGATTGATTCCGAGCAGAGATTTGGACGCCGGCTGACTTATAAATGTTTGACATTTTAcagcgaagggaaaataaataaatactcagcaaagagagagagagagagagagcgtgtgtgcACGTGTTCGCTGCACAGGCTGCTTAACGTAAATTTTCACACACGAGTTGGTGGTACGGAAAGgataagcaacaacaaaaaaatggcacagtATTTTCACACCGGAAAGCGGCGCTTCCATCGGAAACCATGTCCAAGGATCAACCCATTCGACAAccgaaagagcgagcgagacagaTGGAGCGAGGAGttgagagcagcaaaaaaaaactgacccGCAAACGGAAAGGAATTGTCATTTGAGTTGAGTGCAGCAGTTGCTCCGTGACGTGACGGTGCACCGCTGGTGTGACGcgggagtggaaaatggaacccagcagtggggggggggtgggggataAATATGGCCTCATAAATGAAATCCAATCTTCATGATTTACTTTCGTGCTTTACTCATCATTGAACGGTATTTGAGCAAAGGATGAAGAAGGCAAGCGGTCCTCGCCCCCTGCCAGTGAGCCGCCATCCACGCCGCTTCCTTTACGCCTTCGCTCGACTATTTTCCGCCTCCTATAGGGCCCTAGCTGCACACCGTACATCTCATTGCACCCTGGTTCTGGTTGAGCAATGCACACAGCTGCCATCGTGGTCGTGGCCCCTCTGTGTGACGATGTTTGCCGATTTGATTGGGACGTACTTTCGTGTGGGGTTGTGTTTGACGAGCATTATGCACGGGGGACATTCCAGAGCCGAGGTGGAGGTGATggtcctggtggtggtggatacCCACGTCCCTTTGCCGGCCGTATGCTGTGCCATTCGGTTGCTATGTTTGAGGAACGGCTGTAGAATTTTTCTCCTTTTATACTGAAGTAAATAGGGTAAGAAGGTGGACGACCAACTGGTGGAAAGCGAGGCACCAAGCAGACGGTCGATTTTTATGCATATTTTAATATAGCAAACGAGGCGCAAGGATGTGTTCGAGAGCCGTGCAAATAATCACCAGCGGTTGAGGAGGGTTTCAAATAATTACACCGGGTCGCGCACTTGACAACCGACGAGGGAAGGATCTCATCACCGCTGATGGAAGCGGCATTGTTTTGCGCCAGAAACGGAAGGGTAACACAACACGCCGGTGGTGCGTTTCCATAATGGGTTGTGTAAACTTTTGTAAAATGTATCGTAGAAccaggaaaacaaacaaaagcttaGCTCTCATGGCAAAACATAATTACGCGCagtggcgagagaaaaaccaaTATGTTTCGGGAAATTTTACGCGTGTTATTTTCTGGTAGAAACATTTCTATCAGTTTCGTAGAAACATgagaaaatcaattaataGTTCGttaaaaaatgagaaaacataattataaatataattaatttttctagCAGAATGAAGTTGATAGATTTGCAAAATTACTCTTAAACACGTCCGCAAATTAGAACGAATCTATGTAACAGCTTTTCACGCACCTCACTAGCTCCGTTACTTTAAATTCGTATGAACTTTAAGCTCATCAACTTATAGTCGGCACACGGCTCGTCCATTTCACAACATTCAACATTCTGCTAGAAAATCCTTTCCgagcaccataaatcatctCCCTATTAAAATTGCGAAATATCTCCTTTCAAAATAATTACCCCTAATTAGTTGCACACCCTCGGCCGCATAAATACAAGAATCCAGCTGGCGGCAAATGGAGCACCCGTGATCGAACGATTATTGtcagttttccacgccacatTCCACGCAACGGGTCCATTTCCTCGCGCCAAACAGAACAACACCGCGTCGTCTTTACGCACGAGCTAAAATCATATCCCACACCCAAACGGCGCGAATTTCGTCTGCGTTCGAGAAGAACCCACTCACCGCGACACACCCGAACCAGTAAACGGGAAAACCATATCCACTGATTTCGACCACACTAACCCACGGCTGGCGGAAAATCACCAAGAAAAGCACCCAATCAATCGAATGGAACGCCGTTGGGCGGGCTAGAACCCATCACCGACAGCACTCAAAAGCTGCTGGAATCGATGGAGTGGGTTATCTGTTTAGCTGATTACTGGCAAGCGACGGCAAATAATGCTGTCAAACCCACTGGAACACCCCCACCGACGCTGCGACTGACTGGGCTCGAGTCGataatttccaccacccgctTCCGGCAGGGCGCTGCGAAACCATATGGGAATGGATAATTATGATAAATGCCTGCCACTAAATTAAATTAGCACTACTGCCACCCAGCCACCCCACACTCGGCCGAACAAAAGCGAGTGGTGGGTTAATCTATTTCGAATCAAAATCACCACACCTCGCGCTCGAAATTGACTTCGCCACCGTACGATTTCACACTCGGCGATTGGCCGTGGTTTTGCAGCAGGCAGGGCACTTCATCACACaatcgcttcattttccagATGATATCCTTTTCGCCTAGACAACCACGCCCGGGGGCCAATGTATGCCCGCCCGCCActcgcacactcacactcgcATCGCAGAAGTTTATGGCCTACGCCATCGGACGCCTTCGGAACGATTTACCGTCCCAGCACGTCTGAAAGGAGCGATGGACGAACCTGCGAGGCAGGAGTCTCCGACCGGAGCAGCATCGGTTAATTATCGGTTTGGCAACGGCGGGCTCGGCAAGCAAGAGCCGGCGACACGTTCCATTCCTTGGGCCGTTTCGAACAGATAAAGACGCCCCATCATAAAGACCATATTCGAGTGTCATGGTAATAATGATCCTCTCGAGC encodes:
- the LOC128724837 gene encoding alpha-tocopherol transfer protein-like, whose protein sequence is MSSIDPLPVSSLEKAPASFEDEREDPTGPATIAATLETIRETGSVVDQNLAQLRDWIAKHPHIHRCRTDARFLLRFLRTKKHSFLAASQTLERYLAARALHPSWFQQLDIRSPDLAHLADIGFLYALKERDANGCLVSLCDWGLIDPKRFTLDQSNRMHALMIEAYGDDSLVQCAGAIAIFDMKHVQLAHHSIISLSTLRLLARYINNAVPVRCRAIHAVNVPAGALWIINGLVNFLDEKIRNRFNLFRDYDELAQKFDRSLLPKEYGGKEPRSEHMRVFREHCERYRDRLLALDEMEIDLEHDESYSRQAMLDDIEGGAVGSFRKLELD